The Acidobacteriota bacterium genome segment GGGCGGAAGGCGACGAGTATTTTTCGGTCTGGTTTGAATCATTTGCGGCGCATATTATGCAATCTCTGGGATCGCTTCCAACAGATTGCGTTTCGACAAGTTACTCAACTTTTGTCATGTACATAGAGAGTTTCGCTTAAATTAAAAACCAACTTCAATCACTTATTTTTGTGGTTTGTGGCTTTCGTGCCGTTGCTATGCTTCAAATCATGTTTAGGTGATTCGGCTGTAGCTGAATTAGCCGCTTCAAATTCGGTTTCTCCACCAAGCGTTTGCCACATATCGCCGAGGTCGGAACGAACCTTTTTAATTTCTGCCAGCACGTCATTCTTTTGTGCATAAAGTTCGGTGCTCTGACTATAGAGGCTCGCGGCTTTCGATTGGATTTCGCGAAACACCCCCGAAAGCGTTCCATCATCGGAAAAACTCATCAGCATCAGGGTAAAAACCGCAAACGATAAGCCGGAGGCAGTTGCATAACTCCAACGGCGGCTTTGAGTATTGCGCGGCATGAGGGCTGCGGCAAAAGCCGCCATTTGATTTGCCAGACGTGTTTTCAGAGAGCTGGTTTTACCGGGTAAGAGGGCAAGCAAACGGCTCTCTAACTCCGCAGAGACTTCGATTTCCTCAAAGCTGTGAACCGAATGACAAGCGGCTACCGCATAGACCACTTCAGTTAAGAGCGACGAACAATTTGTGCAACTTTCCGCGTGGTTTTCAAATTTATGGTACGTAGATGCAGGGACAAAGCCATCCAGAAAATCGGTAATCAGTTCTTCAAATTCCGAACAATCTAGCGGCGCGAGGTCGGCTTGAATGGAAAATAGGGAATTTTCCAATTCTACGGGAACGTCCATCTCATCCTTGACTTCGCCGAGCGCCACTTTGATTTCATCCATCAGCATTCGGCAATCACGGCATTGCAGGGCGTGGGCAGCAAACTGGCTTGATTCGCTCTTGGATAGCAACCCATCAAGGTAATTACTCAGGTTTTCTTCAAAATTCTTGCAATTCATACTTCATTATCAGGGGCTTCGTCCCCATCTCCAATCGCTTCGATTTGCAAACATCCTTTAAGACATCGGCATTCGGCTGGGAGTTTTAGCCATCGTAAAATTTTTTTCAACTTTTCAATAAAACACACGCAACCCGTAAGGTCACAAATTTTCATCACACGCGCCTGAGATTTTGATTGTGCAACCCACGCTTTGTTGAATGCCGGACTAAGTAAATGGTTAATCCGGATTCACTTTCATTCTACGCAACACCTTTGCCAATTCGATGCGTCCGCGATTGATCCGGCTTTTCACCGTGCCTTCGGGAATTTGCAACAGGTCGACAATCTCTTGATAAGAGAGTTCCTCAATATCGCGTAGGATGACACACTCGCGTAAGTCGGGAGAGAGTTTCTTAATCGCTTCGTGAACTTGAAGTCTGCGCTCTTGTCTTTCGAGCGAACGTTGCGGGCTGTCGTTATCTGATGGGAGGTGATATTCGTGGTCAGCCAAATCGTCGCTGCCATCGGTTGGAGTGCGTTGTCGTTTGCGATAATCATCAATGATGAGATTGCGCGCCAGCCGCATCAACCAGTTGGATAAATCTCCAAGCGAAGGGTCATATTGATTCAATGACCGGTAGACGCGAATGAAAACCTCCTGAGTGAGGTCTTCAGCGCCCGCATGGCTTGATGTAAATCGGTATGCGAGATTGTAAATGCGACGTGAGAATTGGCGAACCACTTCAGCCCAGGCATTGGCATCGCCCTTGATACATCGCTGAACCCACTCAGCATCATTTGACATCAACGCTACTCTAGCTCCCATCTTTTGCCCTTCTCATTTGATTTCGAGCTTCGACCTCCAGCTCAACTCGCTTAACGAGAAGGCATAATTAAATGTTCCTGTAAATTTTACAGGCATAACGACCAACCTGTCTGACCAATTCCGAGCGACTGCTATTCTCTCATTTTCATTAAAGCAAGTGAACCGCGATTTGAATCTCTCTCATTAAAAATCAAGATAAACGTGGGAGTTTATAAAAAATCTGTGGTAGAATGCCCGCTCTTCATTCAACTTAGGAAATTGCTGTACGTGAAATTAAACCTGAAAACCATAGCCAGCATTCTCATTGGCGTTTTATTTGTTTATTGGTTCGCTTACAAACTCAACTGGTTGGAGGTCTGGCTGGAAGTTCGTAAAGCCAATTGGGAACAACTTGGTTTGGCGCTGGCATTATTTATCGGCACCTATTTCGTGAGGGTGCTGCGCTGGCAGACATTGATTTCACCATTGGCGAAAACCTCTTTGAAGGCATTATTCAGAGCCACGGTTATCGGGTTTTCGGCGCTCTTTGTGATGGGGCGCGCCGCAGAAATTATTGTTCGCCCGGCGGCGCTCTCGGTTAAAGAAAAAATTCGCCCATCGGCAACTTACGCTACGGTTATGGTCGAACGGGTATTCGACATGATTATGGTGGTGGTGTTTTTCTCGGTTAATCTGGTCTTTTTTGAACACACCTCACATGATGCCGATGCCATGAAAATTCTCGGCTGGATTAAATTTTCCGGCGCGGTGTTTTTAGCCGCATCGGTCGCCGGTATCTATGGGCTTTATGCTTTTCGGAAACACCGGGAATCGGCATTGACCGCTTTGGATAAAAAATTACCGTGGATGCCTGTAGCGATTAAAAAAGGTTTAATCAGTCTCCTGCAACACATCGCTGAAAGCCTGAGCATTCTTCACGACGCCAGAGAAATGACCATTGTGGTTTCTTATACCGTGCTTTTGTGGTTGATGGTTGCCGTAGCGCATTTGTTGGTGGTCAGAGCCTTTGGAATTCCCTATGTGCTGGTTCCTTTTACCGGAGCGGTCTTCGTGATGGGGCTTTCGATGCTCGGTTCAGTAGTTCCCACACCGGGCGGCGCAACCGGCCCCTTTCATACGGCGACTGCCGCATCGCTTGCTTTTATGGGCATTGACCACACCAAAGCTGCTTCGGTTGCCATTATTCTCCATCTGGTGATTTTTGCTCCGGCTACTTTTTTTGGTATGTATTACCTTGTCAAAGAAGGATTGTCATTGGAAAATTTGAAGCATATCGGCGAGCAGCAGGTTGAAGAAGTTGAGCAAGATGCGCCTGAATTTTCCGCCGCGCAACCGCCCTCTGAACGGTCAGAGCAACAGCAGGAACATATTGCCGCTCTGTAAATCTGGTTTCGATAAGCGAGAGTGAGTTTATGAGATGTCCATTTTGCGGTCACCTTGAAGATAAAGTTGTTGATTCACGCGAAAGCCGTGAAGGCGACGTGATTCGCCGTCGGCGTGAATGTTTAAAATGTGAACGGCGATTTACCTCTTACGAGCGCGTCGATGAAATCCCTTACATGGTTGTCAAAAAAGATGGTCGGCGGGAACCTTTCGACCGCGATAAAGTGATGGCGGGAGTAATGAAAGCCTGTGAACGTCGCCCGATTCCGATGGCAAAAATCGAAGCGTTAGTCAATAGCATTGAAAAATACGTTCAGGATTCCAAAGACCGCGAACGCTCGACCGAAAAAATCGGGGAAATGATTATGCGGCGACTCAAAGAACTCGATAAAGTCGCCTATGTGCGTTTCGCTTCCGTTTATCTCGACTTTAAAGACGTCACCGAATTTATGAGCGAAATCAAAACTCTGGTTCGCGGTCGCGCAAAATAGTTGCGCTGTTCAAAAATTATTTCAATCTTCATTTCCTGACTTTCAGGGATTTTAATTTACACCCGATAGCCGACCAATTTTTTCTCACCGGTCGAAAACTTGCGCCTCAGAATTCAAACCTGTAACCTAAATGGTTATGTCAGCCATCATTGAACCTGAAGAGATAGAACTTGAACCAACCACCGAGCAGGTGCAGATTCCCGATTCATTACCGATTCTGCCGCTCCGGGATATTGTTATTTTTCCCTATATGATTGTGCCGCTGTTCGTGCAACGCGAACGCTCAATCCGCGCCGTCGAACAGGCGCTCGGCGATAATCGCATGATTATACTTGCGGCTCAACGCGACCTCGAAAAAGAAGAACCTTTGGGTAGCGACCTTTATAATTACGGCACCGTCGCCTCGATTATGCGTATGTTGAAAATGCCCGATGGGCGTATACGCATTCTCGTTCAAGGGTTGAGCCGCGCTCGCGTGTCGCATTTTGAAGATAAGCATCCTTACCTCATCGCCCACATCAAACCGTTACCGGAACCCGAATATGATACGGAAGATTTGGAACTCGAAGCCTTGAATCGCAGTGTCCGTTCATCGCTTGAACAGGCGATGACCTTGGGTAAAAACATTTCTGCCGAAGTGATGGCGATTGTCGCCAATCTTGATGACCCGGGTCGCCTCGCTGATGTGTCGGCATCGAATCTCGATTTAAAAGTTTCTGACGCCCAAAGTGTTTTGGAGAAATTAAATCCTGCCGAGCGTTTGCGTCGGGTCAATGAATTGCTGCAACGCGAAATCAATGTGCTCAGGGTTCAACAGGACATCAACACCCAGGCAAAAGGCGAAATTGATCGCTCGCAGCGAGAGTTTTTTTTGCGTCAACAACTCAAAGCCATTCAGACAGAACTCGGCGAAGGCAACGAGATTGCCGAAGAGATTGCCCAGTATCGCCATAAAGCGATTGAAGCGAAGATGCCTGAGGAGGTCGCCAGCGAAGTCGAGCGTCAGATTAAAAAACTGGAGCGCATGCACCCGGATGCTGCGGAAGCCGCGACGCTGCGCAACTACCTTGATGTGATGGTCGCTCTGCCCTGGGCAAAATCATCCGAAGAAAACCTTGATTTAAAACGCGCCCAGAAAATCCTTGACGAAGACCATTATGGTTTGGAAAAGGTCAAGGAACGAATTATCGAATCGCTGGCGGTGCGCAAATTAAAAGATAAAGTCAAGGGGCCGATTCTTTGTCTCGTTGGACCGCCGGGCGTCGGCAAAACCAGTCTGGGGCGTTCAATCGCCCGCGCCCTGAATCGCAAATTCCAACGCTTGAGTCTCGGCGGTCTTCACGATGAGGCGGAAATTCGCGGACATCGCCGCACCTACATCGGTGCCATGCCCGGTCGTATTGTTCAATCCATTCAACAGGCGGGAACCAATAATCCGCTGATTATGCTTGATGAGATTGATAAGGTCGGCGCAGATTTTCGCGGCGACCCGTCCTCGGCGTTGCTCGAAGTTCTCGACCCCGAACAGAATTTTTCATTTCGCGATAACTACCTCGGTGTGCCGTTTGATTTATCGAATGTCATGTTTATGACCACCGCTAATATGCTCGATACGATTCACCCGGCACTGCGCGACCGCATGGAACTCATACGCCTTGCCGGTTACACCGAAGAAGAGAAGATGGAAATCGCCCGCCGCCATATCATTCCAAAACAGATGGAAGAGAATGGCATCTCGGCAAAACACATTGCGATTAATCGAACCGCGCTCAAGGGCATCATTCAACAGTACACACGCGAAGCCGGACTCAGACAATTTGAACGTGACATTGCGGCGATTTGTCGAAAGGTCGCTCGCAAAGTTGCCGAAGGCGATACACAACAAGTAAAGGTTACGGATAAAAACCTCCATGATTTTCTCGGAGCACCGAAAGCTTACCCCGATGAAGTATTAAAGAAAGACCAGGTCGGCGTGGCAACCGGTTTAGCCTGGACGCCCGCAGGCGGCGATGTGTTATTTATCGAAGCCTTACTGACGGCGGGCAAAGGCGGGTTGTTGCTTACGGGACAACTCGGAAATGTGATGAAGGAATCGGCGCAGGCGGCGCTCTCTTGGGCAAAATCGAAAGCTGATGAATTCGGCATCACCCAGGATAAATTTGAAAAGTTCGATATTCATGTACACGTCCCTGAAGGCGCAATCCCCAAAGATGGCCCATCGGCAGGCGTCACCATGACGACCGCGCTGGTTTCGGCGCTATCGGGAAAACCGATTAAACGTTCGGTAGCGATGACCGGCGAAATCACCCTTCGCGGCAACGTCCTGCCGGTTGGCGGAGTTAAAGAAAAAGTGCTTGCCGCCAAACGCGCACACGTCACCACCATCGTGTTGCCAAAACAGAACGAACGCGACCTGGAAGAAATTCCTAAAGAATTGTTGAAAGAGATTGATTTTATCTTCGTCGATTCTTTAAAACAGGTCTTGAAAACTTCCCTGGCTTGAGACTGAGCCTTTACCAATGTGAAAAGTCAAAATACTCGGTAAAGGCTCAATCTTTCTATTCTTTGCAAATTTCTTGCGATTAGTTCTTTCATTGACGCAATGAAAAACCGCGTGATATAACCCTCCTACCTGTTGAGCAGGGGAAATTTTGGCTGAGTTTTAGCTCCCAAGTCGGAACCATTTTTATACAACTTAACTTTCTCGGCGTTTCGACAAATAGACTTGTAGTGAAAGGTTTATAAATTAATGAATAAAGCGGAAGCCGTGTTCCGTGCAGGCGTTGTTTTAATCCTCGCAACCCTCACCATCGCAATCATTCCATCCGGCAGGACATTCGCTCAAAATACCGCATCGATTGCCAGCGACCCTATCCGTTCCATTATGGATAAATCGGAGTTGAGTTTTCGCAAAGGCGAAGATGCCTTCAATAAAGGCCAAAAAGAACAGGCGCGGCAATATTTTGATGAAGCGGTTGATGCCATCATGCTATCGGGCATTAACCTGCGCGCCAATCCCCGCCTTGATGCTTTCTATACGGATTTGGTTGAACGCATCCACCGCTATTCATTACCCGAAAGTATCCGCCGTCCAATCGCGCAGCCGGTTATTGCCCAGCAACCCGTGCCAAACACTCAGCCATCAACCAATCAACCCGGCGTTTCGGTTAATCCCAATTTCCGACAGGAACCCGCCGTCAACATTGAACGCTCGGCAATTGATGACATCTCAGATGTAGACGAACGAGAACTGTCAGCCATCACCCACGACGGGTTAAAAATTTATGGCAAGTATGATTTTGAATTCACCATCGCCAATCCGGTTTTTCAATTTATCAACTTCTTCGTTTCCGGTCGCGGGCGCTCAACCATGATTGCCGGTCTTCAACGTTCCGGGCGTTATCGCCAGATGGTTGAAAAGGTATTTAAAGAAGAAGGCGTTCCGGTTGATTTGATGTGGCTCGCACAAGCCGAATCGGTCTGGAAACCCAATGCCCTGTCACGCGCCGCCGCCAAAGGCATCTGGCAATTTGTGCCAAGCACCGGCACACGCTTTAGCCTGATGCAGACCGCCTGGGTAGATGAACGCTCACACCCGGAAAAATCAACCCGCGCCGCCGCGCGTTATTTACGATGGTTGCATGACCATTTCGCAGGCGATTGGATGCTGGCGATGGCTGCCTATAATTCCGGCGAAAACCGCGTCGATAACGCCATCGCAAAATGCGGCTATGCGGATTTCTGGGAACTTTACGCCCGCAATCTGCTGCCGCAGGAAACCCGCAATTATGTGCCGATTATCTTAGCCATCACCATCATCAGCAAAAATCAAAGCCGCTATGGCTTCAGCGTCAAACCCGATCCGCCACTCAATCTTGAAACCACGATTGTCACTGACCAGACCGATTTACGAGTGGTCGCAGATTTAATCGGGATTCCTTATGAATCGGTTCAGGAGTTAAATCCCGAACTGCGCAAGGGCGCAACCCCGCCAGGGCAAGCCTATCAATTGCGTCTTCCCAAAGGAACCAAAGGCGCTTTTGAAATCGCCTATGCGGAATTGACGACCGAACAGCGCATGCGGCGAAGCGTTCAACCCGCAACTGAAATTGCCAGAAATCTGGAGACCGCAAAGCCTGAAGATGTTGAACCGAAATTGGAAAGAAGCGCCCGACCTGAGCGCCTTGAAAAACCGCTTGAAAATGTGGCAAAAGCCGATAAGGCAGAGAATGTAAAGATTGCCAAAGCGGAAAAAATTCGCGTTGAACGTCCGACCTCGCGGGTTGAGATGAAAACTCAAGTGATTGCTTATCAGGTCAAGCGCGGCGACACGCTCGCGAGCATCGCCGGAAAACATGGCGTTTCGGTTCAGGAAGTGGCTCGTTTAAATAAAATGTCAACTCGCGGTGAATTGCTGCGAGGTCAAACCATTAAAATTCCCGAAAGCATTAAAAATTCACCGAGCGCCAAGGTGAAAGGGTACGAAGGTCGCTATGCCACAAAAAATGTCAGCAA includes the following:
- a CDS encoding anti-sigma factor yields the protein MNCKNFEENLSNYLDGLLSKSESSQFAAHALQCRDCRMLMDEIKVALGEVKDEMDVPVELENSLFSIQADLAPLDCSEFEELITDFLDGFVPASTYHKFENHAESCTNCSSLLTEVVYAVAACHSVHSFEEIEVSAELESRLLALLPGKTSSLKTRLANQMAAFAAALMPRNTQSRRWSYATASGLSFAVFTLMLMSFSDDGTLSGVFREIQSKAASLYSQSTELYAQKNDVLAEIKKVRSDLGDMWQTLGGETEFEAANSATAESPKHDLKHSNGTKATNHKNK
- a CDS encoding sigma-70 family RNA polymerase sigma factor — translated: MGARVALMSNDAEWVQRCIKGDANAWAEVVRQFSRRIYNLAYRFTSSHAGAEDLTQEVFIRVYRSLNQYDPSLGDLSNWLMRLARNLIIDDYRKRQRTPTDGSDDLADHEYHLPSDNDSPQRSLERQERRLQVHEAIKKLSPDLRECVILRDIEELSYQEIVDLLQIPEGTVKSRINRGRIELAKVLRRMKVNPD
- a CDS encoding lysylphosphatidylglycerol synthase transmembrane domain-containing protein; translation: MKLNLKTIASILIGVLFVYWFAYKLNWLEVWLEVRKANWEQLGLALALFIGTYFVRVLRWQTLISPLAKTSLKALFRATVIGFSALFVMGRAAEIIVRPAALSVKEKIRPSATYATVMVERVFDMIMVVVFFSVNLVFFEHTSHDADAMKILGWIKFSGAVFLAASVAGIYGLYAFRKHRESALTALDKKLPWMPVAIKKGLISLLQHIAESLSILHDAREMTIVVSYTVLLWLMVAVAHLLVVRAFGIPYVLVPFTGAVFVMGLSMLGSVVPTPGGATGPFHTATAASLAFMGIDHTKAASVAIILHLVIFAPATFFGMYYLVKEGLSLENLKHIGEQQVEEVEQDAPEFSAAQPPSERSEQQQEHIAAL
- the nrdR gene encoding transcriptional regulator NrdR, with amino-acid sequence MRCPFCGHLEDKVVDSRESREGDVIRRRRECLKCERRFTSYERVDEIPYMVVKKDGRREPFDRDKVMAGVMKACERRPIPMAKIEALVNSIEKYVQDSKDRERSTEKIGEMIMRRLKELDKVAYVRFASVYLDFKDVTEFMSEIKTLVRGRAK
- the lon gene encoding endopeptidase La, which gives rise to MSAIIEPEEIELEPTTEQVQIPDSLPILPLRDIVIFPYMIVPLFVQRERSIRAVEQALGDNRMIILAAQRDLEKEEPLGSDLYNYGTVASIMRMLKMPDGRIRILVQGLSRARVSHFEDKHPYLIAHIKPLPEPEYDTEDLELEALNRSVRSSLEQAMTLGKNISAEVMAIVANLDDPGRLADVSASNLDLKVSDAQSVLEKLNPAERLRRVNELLQREINVLRVQQDINTQAKGEIDRSQREFFLRQQLKAIQTELGEGNEIAEEIAQYRHKAIEAKMPEEVASEVERQIKKLERMHPDAAEAATLRNYLDVMVALPWAKSSEENLDLKRAQKILDEDHYGLEKVKERIIESLAVRKLKDKVKGPILCLVGPPGVGKTSLGRSIARALNRKFQRLSLGGLHDEAEIRGHRRTYIGAMPGRIVQSIQQAGTNNPLIMLDEIDKVGADFRGDPSSALLEVLDPEQNFSFRDNYLGVPFDLSNVMFMTTANMLDTIHPALRDRMELIRLAGYTEEEKMEIARRHIIPKQMEENGISAKHIAINRTALKGIIQQYTREAGLRQFERDIAAICRKVARKVAEGDTQQVKVTDKNLHDFLGAPKAYPDEVLKKDQVGVATGLAWTPAGGDVLFIEALLTAGKGGLLLTGQLGNVMKESAQAALSWAKSKADEFGITQDKFEKFDIHVHVPEGAIPKDGPSAGVTMTTALVSALSGKPIKRSVAMTGEITLRGNVLPVGGVKEKVLAAKRAHVTTIVLPKQNERDLEEIPKELLKEIDFIFVDSLKQVLKTSLA
- a CDS encoding transglycosylase SLT domain-containing protein, with the translated sequence MNKAEAVFRAGVVLILATLTIAIIPSGRTFAQNTASIASDPIRSIMDKSELSFRKGEDAFNKGQKEQARQYFDEAVDAIMLSGINLRANPRLDAFYTDLVERIHRYSLPESIRRPIAQPVIAQQPVPNTQPSTNQPGVSVNPNFRQEPAVNIERSAIDDISDVDERELSAITHDGLKIYGKYDFEFTIANPVFQFINFFVSGRGRSTMIAGLQRSGRYRQMVEKVFKEEGVPVDLMWLAQAESVWKPNALSRAAAKGIWQFVPSTGTRFSLMQTAWVDERSHPEKSTRAAARYLRWLHDHFAGDWMLAMAAYNSGENRVDNAIAKCGYADFWELYARNLLPQETRNYVPIILAITIISKNQSRYGFSVKPDPPLNLETTIVTDQTDLRVVADLIGIPYESVQELNPELRKGATPPGQAYQLRLPKGTKGAFEIAYAELTTEQRMRRSVQPATEIARNLETAKPEDVEPKLERSARPERLEKPLENVAKADKAENVKIAKAEKIRVERPTSRVEMKTQVIAYQVKRGDTLASIAGKHGVSVQEVARLNKMSTRGELLRGQTIKIPESIKNSPSAKVKGYEGRYATKNVSKTSARIELKGRNVKSKSINKDAKSGKAKLSKKDLSSKSNKRRR